In a genomic window of Gossypium arboreum isolate Shixiya-1 chromosome 7, ASM2569848v2, whole genome shotgun sequence:
- the LOC108474643 gene encoding transcription factor LUX-like — protein MGQEVKMSDFEANGGDDEEATANAITTIVDDDDDDVEERVIEWEMGLPNCDDLTPLSQSLIPPELASAFSISPEPRRTVVDVNRASRSTLSSLRSTGAHSSTTNNNNSNSNFRDTVVVEAEGYGSGSGSGSDPKKMRKMDIAEEADSAVMTTENSDDPSGRTLKRPRLVWTPQLHKRFVDVVAHLGIKSAFPKTIMQLMNVEGLTRENVASHLQKYRLYLKRMQGLSNEGPSASDQLFASTPVPQSLHETGSGGGGGGGSGGGGANGNGNGHLGMAIPMSYGAPMMPVPMPMYGHVGMHQGLYHQQRQYHHQNGYEANSYGMMQQRDWSDGNRYGSQ, from the coding sequence ATGGGTCAAGAAGTGAAGATGAGTGACTTTGAAGCTAACGGCGGAGACGATGAAGAAGCAACCGCAAACGCCATTACCACCATCGTTGATGACGACGATGACGATGTCGAAGAAAGAGTTATCGAATGGGAGATGGGATTACCTAACTGCGATGATTTAACTCCATTATCCCAATCCTTAATCCCGCCGGAACTTGCCTCCGCTTTCAGCATCTCGCCGGAGCCTCGTCGGACCGTAGTTGATGTCAACCGCGCTTCTCGCAGTACTCTCTCTTCTCTCCGCTCTACCGGGGCCCACTCCTCAACCACCAATAACAATAACAGTAATAGCAATTTCCGTGATACGGTAGTAGTTGAAGCAGAAGGATATGGGTCGGGGTCGGGCTCCGGATCTGACCCGAAGAAGATGAGGAAGATGGATATTGCAGAGGAAGCGGATTCAGCGGTTATGACGACGGAGAACTCGGACGATCCGTCTGGGAGGACATTGAAACGACCGCGTTTAGTGTGGACGCCGCAGCTGCACAAGAGATTCGTTGATGTGGTGGCTCATCTAGGGATAAAAAGCGCGTTTCCCAAAACAATCATGCAGTTAATGAACGTGGAAGGCTTGACCCGCGAGAACGTTGCCAGTCATTTGCAAAAATATCGGCTTTACTTGAAGAGAATGCAAGGGTTAAGCAACGAAGGCCCTTCAGCTTCCGATCAGCTTTTTGCATCAACACCGGTGCCGCAGAGTCTTCACGAGACTGGAAGTGGTGGCGGTGGTGGAGGAGGAAGTGGTGGTGGTGGTGCCAATGGGAATGGGAATGGGCATTTGGGCATGGCTATACCGATGTCTTATGGGGCACCAATGATGCCGGTCCCGATGCCGATGTATGGACATGTGGGGATGCATCAAGGATTGTATCATCAACAAAGACAATATCATCATCAGAATGGGTACGAAGCGAACTCCTATGGGATGATGCAGCAGAGAGACTGGTCTGATGGGAATAGATATGGTTCCCAATGA